A stretch of DNA from Dioscorea cayenensis subsp. rotundata cultivar TDr96_F1 chromosome 4, TDr96_F1_v2_PseudoChromosome.rev07_lg8_w22 25.fasta, whole genome shotgun sequence:
ATCCTTGTTGAGTAATGAAAGCTTCCTCCAATCTGTCTTTTAGATGTTGACCAAGTGAAATTTTCATAAGTGAAATCTCTATTGTTGTCATTGAAAGGTTCCAAATATGTTTTATTGATCAGGACTTTTTGTGTATGAATTTACTGTACACATTTCTGATAAATGTAAAAACATCGCTTCTAGTTGCTAcaattttttctctaaaattagGTCACTTGAGCTTGATCAAATatcagtattttttttcatgctctCTGTTTCTTTATCACTTCTAACTTAGGAACTTAATTGTTGTCTCCATATCTCACATCTTCTGTTTTTCCATTGTCATATCTAGCATTTAAAACATTCTATCTTTATAATCTATGGACATGTCAACTGTTTTAGTTTGAGTATTGGCAGGATATTGTGGAACAGTGTTTCTTTCTTCTGTGATCAATGATCTGTCCATCTCTGGTTTGCTGATCATTTTCAGGACAGTGTGGAAGCAAGGATTATTGTAGCTGGTATATCAACAATATGCAGTCAGAAAATCCATAATCAGTTAGTATGTAAAGTGTTTATATCTCCTTGTATTTTCTCAAGCTAGATGAAAGGTCCTTCTTAAGGAAGGCTATTTTGATTTTGCTTTATTATTCACTTATATAATAGAAAGGTCATGGGCAAGCTTTTTTGGGCGCTAAAGCTTTCAATTTTATAGTTTATGTTGGTTTACATTGTAAATATCGTAGGAGAgacaaaaaaaagtaataagtgtcaattaatatttaaagattaATGCTCATGCGATCTCATCAGATATTAGAATCATGGGACAAATTGTGGcatagatttatattttcataatgttaTGACTAAGATCATCTCATGTGTTAAAAACTTATAAGCtggatgttttgttttctttttgctaaGATCTGGTGAATCCATGTATACCATGGAGTTCTGGATTTTTTGATGATCTGAACTCAAATCACTATTTGTTTATTGTGCATCCAAGAATACATGTACTTTATGATAGATGTATCGTGTTTGTGAATATCGACACAAGCCTGCAACAACACATATAGAACCGATGGCAATTGTCTGTCTAGCACTATTCATTTCCTTATGAGACTCATcttggggtttttgtttttttggtgcACTCTGGTTTTATACACACCCTTGCctcaatttatttatatcttgtCAATTTTTATGCCATGATGTTTAAATTATGGGTCCTTCCATGAATTAAATCCGGTAAACAATACCAAACACTGTAACATAATGCTTAAAAATCAAGTAAGCTGGTCTTTTATCTGCGTCTCTATGGTGTAGATGGACACACAACTTGGTTCAAAAGCATGATCTATGTTTTCTTGGttggtttttcttattttagttaTAAGCTTCAGTCTATCAAGACAGCACATTTGAACTATTATTAGCAGAAAATGGCAATATTTATCTATGGCAaactttgcttttaatttctacCATATGCAACTGTATCTTATTCTAATTTACATTGTAGATATATGTCTATGGATAAATGTCCATGAGTTCCaagttctatattttatttctgaTTTTCAACTCAAGCCTGTCACGTCCTAGCTTTCATTGATCATTATCAGGAGTtttctttcttgagttttttctttttgttctatgTACCAGTGTTAATAATGGCATATTGTGAATTTAATGCAGGCTGGTATTGAAAATATGCATAAAGACAGCAAATATGTCTTATTTCTGGATGATGATGTCAGACTTCATCCTGGGTCCATTGGGGCTCTAACTGCAGAAATGCAGAAAAATCCTGAGGTATGCTCAATATTTCCTTTAATTTGCTTGATCTTTCCTTGCTTTAGTTCTaccttattaattattttgttatctggtgttatattatttgttttggatttGAAATTACTGTGAATGAAATTTATTACATTCTCAATTTTTATGCAATTAACCAGATATTTATTCAAACTGGATATCCACTTGACCTGCCTTCTGGAAGCTTGGGAAGCTACTGCATTTATGAATACCATATGGTAAACTCACAATTTAAGCAAGCTATTAGTGATTCTTGATTTATTATCTGATCACATTTCAGTAATATGATTTTTATCCTGTTAGCATTTGCTTCAATAATTCCCAATATAttaactaaaactaaaaaataactttGTAAATATTCCAGTATCAATTTACAATATAGCATAGTAATGGCATTGTCAGAAcctttttatctatcttttacTTTCTATTGAAATGATACTGAAGAAAAACCTATTGTCAGCCTTGCTCCATGGGATTTGCAACTGGTGGAAAGACTTTTTTTCTGTGGGGTGGTTGTATGATGGTACATCTATCTCATTTGCCTTTATATTGAACTATGCAGgaaaattgaaattttgaaaattccAATCTTATGCTTTTGTCCTTCCTCTTAGATGCATGCCAATGATTTCAGAGAAGACTTGTATGGTGTTGTCAGTGGACTGAGAGATGGTGGATACTCGGATGATATGACACTTGCTGCCATAGCTGGTAACTTTTGCTTATGAAAAATCTAAATGCAAATTATTCCATCCTTGTTAAATTGTTAAACTCATTGTGCATTATCCAACTGAAAAGGCCTTATCTCGGTGCTTAATTCTTTGTTGGTTAGCATCCACCAGATGcttgaaaaatttaaagatcTTGTATGTTTCTTTAGTCTTTGTTTTTCTGTCTTTATTAAGTTATATGCCTCTTCAGGGGAGCACAAAAGGCTTATTACATCACCACCAGTTGCTGTCTTTCCTCATCCTCTTGCCAGTGATCTTAGCTTTTCAAGGTAATTGAGATCTAGATCCACGCTTCTTGATGCACATCCACTcctattcttctattttttgcaGATACTGGAATTACCTAAGGAAGCAAACATTTGTTCTTGAATCATATATTTCAAATGTCAACTGGTTGATGAATCGTGCATTATTTTCTTCACACTGCTATTTATCCTGGGGGTTTGTTTGGCCATATTTCATGGCATTGACGCACTTTTTGGCTGCCTTAAGATCACTATATAGTGATCGTCTTTCTAGAGAATTAAAGGTGTCTTCTTGTGGTGAGTGCTTTTGCTTTGTCCTGGATAACACTCAatgtaaaattttgttatcaagGGCATTTTCAGtagatgttttttaaaattgttaaaacCAATAATATGCTTTGGCACAAACGGGGATTAATTGTGTTTGTTTGCAAAGGGGATTAGGTTCTCACTGATTGGTCAATTTGATTTTACTGCTGACCATGtaatactttgtttttatttttgtaggtcTGACACTTGCAAGCTGCCTGGTTGTATGCACAGTTATAGAACTCCTCTCTATGTGGAACTTGACCAAAGTGGAAATTCAGTTATGCAACATGTTATCACCAGAGGGGCCCAGAGTATCACTTAAGTCATACAATTGGGGACTTGTATGCACCTCCCtctcttctttgtttattttacattttatctTGAGCATGCATGACAATATATGTAGATTCTCTTACTGACATGGAATATTTGTGGTGTAGATATTTCTTGCCATGCTGGTAGACAATTTCTTATACCCCATATCTGCAATCCGTTCTCATTTTTCGCAATATATTAACTGGTCTGGAGTTCGATATTACTTGCGAGAAGGAAAAATTAGCAAGGTGtgcttatttttcctttttaaatgtGCAATCTCATATTGCATCTATCTCAGTAGCAAGCATTAAATTTCCGTATTGGACTTGGAGCTATACCTCATTTCATTCAATTCTATTTCTGATGGCATGATATCTTGTTAGTGAACCTATATAANNNNNNNNNNNNNNNNNNNNNNNNNNNNNNNNNNNNNNNNNNNNNNNNNNNNNNNNNNNNNNNNNNNNNNNNNNNNNNNNNNNNNNNNNNNNNNNNNNNNNNNNNNNNNNNNNNNNNNNNNNNNNNNNNNNNNNNNNNNNNNNNNNNNNNNNNNNNNNNNNNNNNNNNNNNNNNNNNNNNNNNNNNNNNNNNNNNNNNNNNNNNNNNNNNNNNNNNNNNNNNNNNNNNNNNNNNNNNNNNNNNNNNNNNNNNNNNNNNNNNNNNNNNNNNNNNNNNNNNNNNNNNNNNNNNNNNNNNNNNNNNNNNNNNNNNNNNNNNNNNNNNNNNNNNNNNNNNNNNNNNNNNNNNNNNNNNNNNNNNNNNNNNNNNNNNNNNNNNNNNNNNNNNNNNNNNNNNNNNNNNNNNNNNNNNNNNNNNNNNNNNNNNNNNNNNNNNNNNNNNNNNNNNNNNNNNNNNNNNNNNNNNNNNNNNNNNNNNNNNNNNNNNNNNNNNNNNNNNNNNNNNNNNNNNNNNNNNNNNNNNNNNNNNNNNNNNNNNNNNNNNNNNNNNNNNNNNNNNNNNNNNNNNNNNNNNNNNNNNNNNNNNNNNNNNNNNNNNNNNNNNNNNNNNNNNNNNNNNNNNNNNNNNNNNNNNNNNNNNNNNNNNNNNNNNNNNNNNNNNNNNNNNNNNNNNNNNNNNNNNNNNNNNNNNNNNNNNNNNNNNNNNNNNNNNNNNNNNNNNNNNNNNNNNNNNNNNNNNNNNNNNNNNNNNNNNNNNNNNNNNNNNNNNNNNNNNNNNNNNNNNNNNNNNNNNNNNNNNNNNNNNNNNNNNNNNNNNNNNNNNNNNNNNNNNNNNNNNNNNNNNNNNNNNNNNNNNNNNNNNNNNNNNNNNNNNNNNNNNNNNNNNNNNNNNNNNNNNNNNNNNNNNNNNNNNNNNNNNNNNNNNNNNNNNNNNNNNNNNNNNNNNNNNNNNNNNNNNNNNNNNNNNNNNNNNNNNNNNNNNNNNNNNNNNNNNNNNNNNNcttaaaccctaaaccctaaaaccctaaaccctaaaaccctgaaaccctaaaccctaaaccctaaacccttaaaccctaaaccctcaaaccctaaaccctaaaccctaaaaccctaaacccaaaccctaaaccctaaaccctcaaAACCCTGGAAACCCTAAActctcaaaccctaaaccctaaaccttaaaccctaaaccctaaactcacTGAAACCCTAaactcaaaccctaaaccctaaactcctaaaacgaccctaaaccctaaaccctaaaccctaaaccctcaaaccctaaaccctaaaccctaaaccctaaaccctaaacccaaaccctgaaaccctaaaaccctaaaccctaaaccctaaacccttcctaaaccctaaaaccctaaaaccctaaaaccctaaaccctaaaccctaaaccctaaaccctaaaccctaaacctctaaactcctaaaaccctaaaccctaaaccctaaacctcaaaccctaaaccctaaaccctaaaacctttgaaaccctaaaccctaaaccctaaaccctaaaccctaaaccctaaaccctaaaaccctaaaccctaaaccctaaaccctaaaccctaaaaccctaaaccctaaaaccctaaaccctaaactcctaaaaccTCTAAATCCCTAAAccctcaaaccctaaaccctaaaaccctaaaacccttaaaactcctaaaccctaaccctaaaccttaaaccctaaaccctaaacccttaaaaccctaaaccctaaaccctaaaccctaaactcaaaccctaaaccctaaactaaaccctaaaaccctaaacccgtaaaccctaaaccctaaaccctaaaccctaaaccccaaaccctaaaaacccaaatcctaaaccccaaaccctaaaccctaaaccctaaaccctaaactcctaaaaccctaaaccctaaaccctaaaccctaaaccctaaaccctaaaccctaaaccaaactcctaaaccccaaaccctaaaccctaaactcaaaaccctaaaccctaaaccctaaaccctaaaccccaaaccctaaaccctaaaaccctaaaccctaaacctcaaactcttaaaccctaaaaccctaaaccttgtaaacctaaaccctaaaccctaaaccctaaacctttaaaaccctaaaccctaaaccctgggaaccccaaaccctaaaccctaaaccctaaaccctaaaccctaaaccctaaaccctaaatcttaaaccctaaaccttaaacttAAACTCAAACttaaacttaaaccctaaaccctaaaccctaaaccctaaacgaaaccctaaaaccctaaaccctaaaccctagaaaccctaaaccctaaaccctaaaaccctaaaaccttctaaaccctaaaccctaaaccctaaaccctaaaaccctaaaccctaaaccctaaaccctaaacccttaaaaccctcaaaaccctaaaccctaaaccctaaaccctaaacccctaaaccctaaaccctaaaaccctaaactcctaaaccctaaaccctaaacctaaaccctaaaccctaaaacctaaaccttaaaaccctaaaccctaaactcctaaaccctaaaccctaaaccctaaaccctaaaccctaaaccctaaaccctaaaccctaaaccctaaaccctaaaccctaaaccctaaaaccctaaaaccctaaaacctaaaccctaaaccctaaaaccctaaactaaaccctaaaccctcaaaaccctaaaccctaaaccctaaaccctaaaccctaaaccctaaaaccctaaaccctaaaaccctaaacctaccctaaacctctaaaccctaaacccaaaccctaaaaccctaaaccctaaaccctaaaccccaaacctaaaccctaaaccctaaaccctaaaccctaaaccctttaaaactaaaccctaaaaccctaaaccctaaaaccctaaaccctaaaccctaaaccctaaaccttaaaccctaaaccttaaaccctaaaaccctaaaccctaaaccctaaaaccctaaaccctaaaccctaaaccctaaaccctaaaccctaaaaccctaaaccctaaaccctaaaccctaaaccctaaaaccctaaaaccctaaaaccctgaaaccctaaaccctgcaaaaccctaaaccctcaaaccctaaaccctcaaaccctaaactcctaaaaccctaaacccctaaaaccctaaaccctaaaccctaaaccctaaaaccctaaaccctaaaccctaaaccctaaaccctaaaccctaaaacctcttaaaccctaaaccctaaaccctaaaccctaaaccctaaaaccctaaaccctaaaccctaaaccctaaaccctaaaccctaaaccctaaaaccctaaaccctaaaccctaaaccctaaaaccctaaaccctaaaccctaaaaccctaaaccctaaaccctaaaccctaaaccctaaaccctaaaccctaaaccctaaaccctaaaccctaaaccctaaaccctaaacccctaaccctaaaccctaaaccctaaaccctaaaccctaaaccctaaaccctaaaccctaaacccaaaccctaaaccctaaaccctaacaaacccttaaaccctaaaccctaaaccttaaaccctaaaccctaaaccctaaaaccctaaaaccctaaaccctaaaaccctaaaccctaaaccctaaaaccctaaaaccctaaaccctaaaaccctaaaccctaaaccctaaaccctaaaccctaaaccctaaaccctaaaccctaaaccctaaacctcaaacccaaaccctaaaccctaaacccctaaaccctaaacccttaaaccctaaaacccttaaaccctaaaccctaaaacccctaaaccctaaacccctaaaccctaaaccctaaacctctaaacctctcaaaccctaaactcctaaaccctaaactcctaaaccctaaaccctaaaccctaaaccctaaaccctaaaccctaaaaccctaaaccctaaaaccctaaaaaccctaaaccctaaaacctaaaccctaaaccctaaaccctaaaccctaaaccctaaaccctaacccttaaaaacccctaaaccctaaaccctaaacctaaaaccctaaaccctacaAACCTCaaacctaaaaccctaaaccctaaaccttaaacccaaaccctaaaccctaaaccctaaaccttataaaccctaaaccctaaaccctaaaaccccttaaaccctaaaccctaaaaccctaaaccctaaaaccctaaacctcgaaaccctaaaaccctaaactcaaaccctaaaccctaaaccctaaaccctaaaccctaaaccctaaaccctaaaccctaaaccctaaaaccctaaaccctaaaccctaaaaaaccctaaaccctaaaccctaaaccctaaaccctaaaccctaaaaccctaaaccctaaacccttaaaccctaaaccctaaaccctaaaccctaaactcctaaacccttaaaccctaaaccctaaaccctaaaccctaaaccctaaaccctaaaccctaaactcaaaccctaaaccctaaaccctaaaaccctaaaccctaaaccctaaaccctaaaccctaaaccctaaaccctaaaccctaaaccctaaaccctaaaccctaaaaaaccctaaaaaaccctaaaccctaaaccctaaaccctaaaccctaaaccctaaaccctaaaccctaaaccctaaaccctaaaccctaaaccctaaaccctaaaaccctaaaccctaaaccctaaaccctaaaccctaaaaccctaaaccctaaaaccctaaaccctaaaccctaaaccctaaaaccctaaaccctaaaaccctaaaccctaaaccctaaaccctaaacccctaaaaccctaaaccctaaaccctaaaccctaaaccctaaaccctaaaccctaaaccctaaaccctaaaccctaaaccctaaaccctaaaccctaaaccctaaaccctaaacctaaacactaaaaccctaaaccctaaacaataaACCCtgaaacctaaaccctaaaccctaaaccctaaaccccaaacTCTAGACCCTAAACACTagaccctaaaccctaaaaccaaaccctaaaccctaaaaccctaaaccctaaaccctaaaaccctaaaacccctaaaccctaaaccctaaaacttgaaccctaaaccctaaaccctaaaccctaaaccctaaaaccctaaaccctaaaccctaaaaccctaaaccctaaaccctaaaccctaaacctccctaaaaccctaaaaccctaaaccctaaaaccctaaaccctaaaaccctaaaccctaaaaccctaaaccctaaaccctaaaccctaaaccctaaaaccctaaaccctaaaccctaaaaccctaaaccctaaaccctaaaccctaaaccctaaaccctaaaaccctaaaccctaaaccctaaaccctaaaccctaaaccctaaaaccctaaaccctaaaccctaaaccctaaaccctaaacctttaaaccttaaaccttaaaccctaaaaccctaaaccctaaaccctaaaaccttaaaccctaaaaccctaaactccctaaaccctaaaccctaaaccctaaaaccctaaaccctaaaccctaaaccctaaaccctaaaccctaaaccctaaaccctaaaccctaaaaccctaaaccctaaaccctaaaccctaaaccctaaaccctaaa
This window harbors:
- the LOC120258789 gene encoding uncharacterized protein LOC120258789, with the translated sequence MWNLEPLDALLAVLSRAFCSPLAIFIQIQGCVICLTLAIGWCGAAYVRNREIRRMKKDANGGNYFSFICQDINDLEHSAQVNLPRVSVIMPLKGFGEHNLQNWRSQITSLYGGPLEFLFVVESVDDPAYHVVSGLISKFKDSVEARIIVAGISTICSQKIHNQLAGIENMHKDSKYVLFLDDDVRLHPGSIGALTAEMQKNPEIFIQTGYPLDLPSGSLGSYCIYEYHMPCSMGFATGGKTFFLWGGCMMMHANDFREDLYGVVSGLRDGGYSDDMTLAAIAGEHKRLITSPPVAVFPHPLASDLSFSRYWNYLRKQTFVLESYISNVNWLMNRALFSSHCYLSWGFVWPYFMALTHFLAALRSLYSDRLSRELKVSSCGLTLASCLVVCTVIELLSMWNLTKVEIQLCNMLSPEGPRVSLKSYNWGLIFLAMLVDNFLYPISAIRSHFSQYINWSGVRYYLREGKISKAHVSPSDRTPELGFVLRATIADLIPLPMPTITAVTGHAAASGFIIARAHDYVGDRGFIYMSELDIGVPIARYAMSELRSRIFGYECDEGFVAETGEDEGRGSREEGAIDRTVEGGTEVMAVRALMRISQGLSFLRFEEQERCGGFFII